A single region of the Pseudomonadota bacterium genome encodes:
- a CDS encoding 23S rRNA (pseudouridine(1915)-N(3))-methyltransferase RlmH has product MKIEFLFIGKTREIYLAQGIDDYCKRLQRYVNAEIKTIKTSIRSNSSPEVLKLEEGKALLARLEKQSYMIALDPGGKTLTSEDLARDITNLESQGRRSLSFIIGGELGLAQDVLAQADYVLSLSKMTFTHEMARMILLEQVYRAYTIKAGTNYHK; this is encoded by the coding sequence ATGAAAATTGAATTTCTGTTTATCGGCAAGACCCGCGAGATCTACCTGGCTCAGGGGATTGATGATTATTGCAAGCGTCTGCAACGCTATGTGAATGCAGAAATCAAGACCATAAAAACCAGCATCCGAAGTAACAGTTCCCCGGAAGTTCTTAAACTGGAGGAGGGCAAAGCACTTCTTGCCCGGCTTGAAAAACAATCCTATATGATTGCTTTGGATCCGGGAGGGAAGACCCTGACATCTGAAGATCTGGCCCGGGATATTACCAACCTTGAGAGTCAGGGAAGGAGATCTTTGTCGTTTATTATCGGAGGTGAGTTGGGACTGGCTCAGGATGTCCTGGCTCAGGCTGATTATGTATTATCGCTTTCAAAAATGACCTTTACCCATGAAATGGCCCGGATGATCCTGCTTGAGCAGGTTTACCGGGCCTACACGATCAAGGCGGGTACTAATTATCATAAATGA